The bacterium genome includes a region encoding these proteins:
- the rpsI gene encoding 30S ribosomal protein S9, which translates to MVLEQVYGTGKRKRAVARVFLRPGEGKITVNKRDFEGYFPNVRLRKLALAPLMDTEMLDKFDIYATVQSGGIAGQSGALRHGIARALVVHDASLRLVLKQKGYLTRDSRVKERKKYGQRGARARYQFSKR; encoded by the coding sequence TTGGTTCTTGAACAGGTATACGGAACTGGGAAGCGGAAGCGGGCGGTAGCGAGGGTATTCCTTCGGCCTGGCGAGGGTAAGATAACCGTCAATAAGCGTGATTTCGAGGGTTACTTCCCCAATGTTAGGCTTCGGAAGCTTGCGCTTGCTCCACTCATGGATACTGAGATGCTGGACAAGTTCGACATTTACGCGACAGTCCAGTCCGGCGGGATTGCAGGTCAGTCGGGAGCGCTGAGGCACGGCATCGCGAGAGCCCTTGTCGTGCATGATGCGAGTCTGCGACTTGTCTTGAAGCAGAAGGGCTATCTGACACGTGATTCCCGCGTGAAGGAGCGCAAGAAATATGGCCAGCGCGGAGCGAGGGCGAGGTACCAGTTCTCCAAGAGATAA
- the rpsB gene encoding 30S ribosomal protein S2, with protein sequence MTLTTMKELLEAGMHFGHQTKRWNPKMWRYIFAERNGIYIIDLQKTVRLLRRAHDFVVSLGQQNKPMLMVGTKRQASLSVEEQARRAGAFYVTHRWLGGMLTNFETVKKSIEKMRKMRETANSDQIDLMPKKEAIRLRKDLFKLERNLGGIENMTGPPGAMFIVDPRKEKIAVAEARRCRVPTIAIVDTNCDPDLIDYVIPGNDDAIRSIKLVSSKIADAYVEGQMGRKDLEEECEEAVAVDDFAGEGSVGEGAGQASQESSV encoded by the coding sequence TTGACACTGACAACCATGAAAGAGCTTCTCGAGGCGGGAATGCATTTTGGGCACCAGACGAAGCGCTGGAACCCCAAGATGTGGCGGTATATTTTCGCCGAACGCAATGGGATATACATTATAGACCTTCAGAAGACCGTCAGGCTGTTACGGCGTGCCCATGATTTCGTGGTCAGCCTGGGTCAGCAGAACAAGCCGATGCTCATGGTGGGGACGAAACGTCAGGCGTCGTTGTCTGTTGAGGAACAGGCCCGGCGGGCCGGGGCGTTTTACGTAACCCACCGCTGGTTGGGTGGGATGCTGACGAACTTCGAGACAGTGAAGAAGTCGATAGAGAAGATGCGCAAGATGCGTGAGACGGCCAATAGCGACCAGATCGATCTTATGCCAAAGAAGGAGGCGATAAGGCTTAGAAAGGACCTTTTCAAGCTTGAGCGCAACCTTGGTGGGATAGAGAACATGACGGGCCCGCCCGGCGCTATGTTCATAGTTGACCCTAGAAAGGAAAAGATCGCAGTAGCGGAGGCTCGACGCTGTCGCGTGCCCACAATTGCGATTGTTGACACGAACTGCGATCCGGACCTGATCGACTACGTTATTCCGGGCAATGATGACGCCATAAGGTCGATCAAGCTTGTGTCCTCAAAAATCGCTGATGCTTACGTTGAGGGTCAGATGGGACGCAAGGACCTTGAGGAGGAGTGTGAGGAGGCCGTTGCTGTCGATGATTTCGCAGGAGAGGGGTCGGTTGGCGAGGGTGCGGGGCAGGCAAGCCAAGAAAGTTCAGTTTAG